The Agromyces mariniharenae sequence CCGCGCGCGTTGAGCGCCGCCCCGCTCCGACGCCGTCGGTTCGACGGGCGAGGCGAAACAGGTGCTCGCGTTCGGCGTCATCCATGAGCAGGGCCTTCGCGAGCCCGTCGAGCACGGCATCGGATGCCCCGGCGAGCCCGCCGCGCTCCAGGCGCGCGTAGTACTCCACGCTGACGCCGGCGAGCGCGGCCGCCTCACCCCGCCGGAGTCCCGGGACCCGACGGTCGCCGCCCGGTGCGAGGCCGACCTGCTCGGGTTCGATTCGGGCGCGCCGCGACATCAGGAACTCACGCACCTCCGAATGATGATCCATGCATCAAGGCTAGGCGGGCGCCGTCCGAGCTGGGATGCCCTGCGAGGACACCTCAGACCCGGGACTCCCGCACGCATTCAACGGGCCGGATGCTCGTGTCATGACCTTCCGAATGCTCGCCCCGATCGTCGCCGCACTCCTCCTCGCCGGCGCACCAGCGTTCACCCCGGATCGCCCCGCGACTGAGACCGTGGCGGAATTGGACCCGGCGACCGGCTTCGAGCAGCGCCTCTCCGTCGCCCTCGAGCTCGACGACCGAATGGGCGCGGCGCAGGTCGCCCAGCTCCCGGCCGCCCTCGAGACGGCAACGGCGACGCCGGTCACCAGCTACCGCGTGGGCGACGTGGCGTACTGGCCCGCCGGGCAGAGCCTCATCGTGTTCCTCTTCGACGGCGCGGCCGAGCCCTCGGATGG is a genomic window containing:
- a CDS encoding cyclophilin-like fold protein, coding for MTFRMLAPIVAALLLAGAPAFTPDRPATETVAELDPATGFEQRLSVALELDDRMGAAQVAQLPAALETATATPVTSYRVGDVAYWPAGQSLIVFLFDGAAEPSDGLVGIGRVTSGIERLADCVRDCPLRLTAAAR